In Castanea sativa cultivar Marrone di Chiusa Pesio chromosome 6, ASM4071231v1, a single window of DNA contains:
- the LOC142639735 gene encoding putative mitochondrial protein AtMg00860, translating into MQEGPGSPNCMIAQEEIPKELVQETQIQPEEELIEINLGAELGSQKPVFISSQLTSKYKLCMNPMKCAFGVPVRKFLGFLVHHRGISVDPAKVMAIATMKRPTMVRELKVFLGRVSYIRRFMPGLASVTSGLSKLLKKGTEFTWGAEQQEAF; encoded by the exons ATGCAGGAGGGTCCCGGATCACCAAATTGCATGATCGCCCAAGAAGAAATCCCCAAGGAACTAGTTCAGGAGACCCAAATTCAGCCTGAAGAGGAGCTGATAGAAATAAACTTAGGAGCCGAGCTGGGATCCCAGAAGCCTGTTTTCATTAGCAGTCAGCTAACATC GAAGTACAAACTATGCATGAACCCCATGAAGTGTGCCTTCGGGGTGCCTGTTAGGAAATTCCTTGGGTTCCTGGTACACCACAGAGGCATAAGTGTGGATCCAGCAAAAGTCATGGCCATTGCCACAATGAAGAGGCCTACAATGGTAAGGGAGCTCAAAGTCTTCCTAGGGAGGGTCTCCTACATCAGGAGGTTTATGCCAGGATTAGCTTCGGTCACAAGTGGTTTATCCAAACTGTTGAAAAAGGGGACTGAGTTCACCTGGGGAGCTGAGCAACAAGAAGCCTTCTAG